In the Aminivibrio sp. genome, one interval contains:
- a CDS encoding TRAP transporter substrate-binding protein: MAMKKRFWGIALVLAILLIAGGIPAEAALQLKLGHSVSDQHPYHLGAQRFKEIVEKETNGEIEIALFPNNQLGTGERDLLEGLQLGTVDLYVGSTGPMGGFEKKFMLFDFPFLFKSKEQAYSVLDGEIGQYVMGLLDKIGIKGLAWYENGFRHFTNSRRPVNSPEDVKGLKLRTMENKIHMALWRAMGADPTPMAWGEVFTALQQGTVDGQENPIPIIYVQKINEVQKHLALTGHVFSPSMIAIAKAKFDAMPKEHQDIIMKAARESALYQREQITRMENEQVEKLKDLGMLVTKPDVAAFREATKSVYDEFRGELGEDAKLLDQILSEK; this comes from the coding sequence ATGGCGATGAAGAAGAGATTTTGGGGTATTGCGCTTGTTCTCGCAATTCTTTTAATCGCAGGCGGAATTCCAGCAGAGGCTGCTCTTCAGCTGAAACTGGGTCACTCTGTGAGCGATCAGCATCCGTATCACCTTGGTGCCCAGCGTTTCAAGGAGATTGTTGAGAAGGAAACCAACGGGGAAATCGAAATAGCCCTTTTCCCAAACAATCAGCTTGGAACAGGAGAGAGGGATCTTCTCGAAGGATTGCAGCTCGGTACAGTAGATCTCTACGTTGGCTCTACAGGACCCATGGGAGGATTTGAAAAAAAATTCATGCTGTTCGACTTCCCGTTCCTCTTCAAGAGCAAGGAACAGGCCTATTCAGTCCTCGATGGAGAAATAGGGCAGTATGTAATGGGACTTCTCGACAAGATAGGAATCAAGGGACTCGCGTGGTACGAAAACGGCTTCAGGCACTTCACGAACTCCAGGCGACCTGTGAACAGTCCTGAAGATGTCAAGGGGCTTAAACTCCGAACGATGGAAAATAAAATCCACATGGCGCTCTGGAGAGCAATGGGTGCGGACCCAACGCCAATGGCCTGGGGCGAGGTCTTCACGGCCCTCCAGCAGGGAACCGTCGACGGACAGGAGAATCCCATACCCATCATCTACGTCCAGAAGATCAATGAAGTACAAAAACACCTCGCCCTTACGGGCCACGTTTTTTCACCGTCCATGATCGCCATAGCCAAGGCGAAATTTGACGCCATGCCCAAAGAGCACCAGGACATCATTATGAAAGCTGCGAGGGAATCTGCGCTCTATCAGCGGGAACAAATTACGCGGATGGAAAATGAGCAGGTAGAAAAACTGAAAGATCTAGGAATGCTTGTAACAAAACCCGATGTTGCTGCTTTCCGTGAAGCTACGAAATCCGTCTATGATGAGTTCCGTGGAGAGCTTGGGGAAGATGCCAAGCTCCTCGACCAGATTCTCAGCGAAAAGTAA
- a CDS encoding TRAP transporter small permease, with protein MNFYRKTLEGINTAVEYAVCVLIAAMVVVVFLQVVFRFVIHSSLPWSEELSRYLMVWITFLGASIAVKRKSHIGVEAVVSLFSNVWKKMAAIFVSASLCVFFGFMVLYGEKILRTVKFQLSPAMEITMAIPYSALMTGGFLMLLHSLLQLAENITGKEVRDQ; from the coding sequence ATGAATTTTTACAGGAAAACTCTCGAAGGGATCAATACGGCAGTGGAATATGCCGTGTGCGTCTTGATAGCGGCCATGGTAGTGGTCGTCTTTCTTCAGGTAGTGTTCAGGTTCGTAATACACTCATCCCTGCCGTGGTCTGAAGAATTATCACGGTACCTCATGGTATGGATCACATTTCTCGGGGCAAGCATAGCTGTAAAAAGAAAATCCCATATTGGTGTCGAGGCGGTCGTCTCCCTTTTTTCGAACGTGTGGAAAAAAATGGCAGCAATTTTCGTATCTGCTTCTTTGTGCGTTTTCTTTGGTTTTATGGTGCTTTATGGAGAAAAAATTCTCAGAACAGTAAAATTTCAACTCTCCCCGGCAATGGAAATAACCATGGCTATCCCCTACAGCGCCCTGATGACAGGAGGCTTTCTCATGCTTCTCCACAGTCTCCTTCAATTGGCGGAAAACATTACAGGGAAGGAGGTGCGTGATCAATGA
- a CDS encoding TRAP transporter large permease — protein sequence MTSILFGSLIFFFLLNTPIAVAIGLASLAAILWSGMIPPVVIVQKMFTAADSFPLMAVPFFILAGSLMEQGGISRRLVEFANSIVGRFSGGLAFVAIIASMFFGAISGAAVACVAAIGTILIPSMVKRGYDTPFATAVQATAGTLGVMIPPSIPMIIYGVLTGVSIGALFLGGILPGFLVGGSLMLVAWIISRKRGYKGDEKASFARIAATFKDAFFALLMPVIILGGIYGGVFTPTEAAVVAVVYGFLIGFFVYRELSLKKLKDILVTTAVGTSTVMFIIATSSVFSWILTAQRVPQAVAAAMLSFSSNPIVILTLINLLLLFIGTFMETTASIIILVPVLLPVVTQIGVDPLHFGIIIVVNLAIGMVTPPLGVCLFVGCSIAGIKLEAISRAAWPFIFIMIADVLLLTYLPWISTVLPKLAGIY from the coding sequence ATGACCTCTATCCTCTTCGGAAGTCTCATCTTCTTCTTCCTGCTAAACACTCCCATTGCCGTGGCTATAGGCCTGGCTTCTCTTGCGGCCATACTCTGGTCGGGGATGATCCCTCCTGTTGTTATTGTCCAGAAGATGTTCACTGCGGCTGACTCCTTCCCTCTCATGGCCGTTCCCTTTTTTATTCTTGCGGGGTCGCTTATGGAGCAGGGAGGAATTTCAAGACGGCTTGTAGAATTTGCCAATTCTATCGTGGGGCGGTTTTCAGGTGGGCTTGCCTTCGTCGCAATAATTGCGAGCATGTTTTTCGGAGCCATATCGGGAGCTGCCGTTGCCTGCGTTGCCGCCATTGGTACGATCCTCATCCCTTCCATGGTGAAGAGGGGGTATGACACTCCTTTTGCAACCGCTGTACAGGCGACGGCCGGTACACTCGGCGTCATGATACCCCCCAGCATCCCCATGATAATTTACGGCGTTCTCACGGGAGTTTCTATCGGCGCACTATTCCTGGGTGGGATTCTACCTGGCTTTCTCGTCGGAGGTTCCCTGATGCTCGTGGCATGGATCATTTCAAGGAAGCGGGGCTATAAGGGAGATGAGAAGGCGAGTTTTGCACGGATAGCTGCAACGTTCAAGGATGCGTTTTTCGCCCTGCTAATGCCTGTCATAATACTCGGGGGAATTTACGGAGGTGTTTTTACCCCTACCGAGGCAGCCGTAGTAGCAGTTGTGTACGGGTTTTTGATAGGCTTTTTCGTCTACCGTGAACTCTCGCTGAAGAAGCTGAAAGACATCCTTGTAACTACTGCAGTCGGGACGTCGACGGTCATGTTCATCATCGCCACGTCGTCTGTCTTCAGCTGGATTCTCACTGCACAGAGAGTTCCACAAGCTGTTGCTGCCGCCATGCTCTCTTTTTCCAGCAATCCCATCGTCATTCTCACGCTGATCAACCTTCTGCTTCTGTTCATCGGGACGTTCATGGAGACCACGGCGTCCATCATCATCCTCGTACCGGTCCTTCTGCCCGTTGTAACACAGATCGGCGTGGATCCGCTCCATTTCGGGATCATAATCGTAGTCAATCTCGCCATCGGAATGGTCACTCCTCCTTTGGGAGTCTGTCTTTTTGTAGGGTGCAGTATAGCAGGCATCAAGCTTGAGGCGATATCGCGAGCTGCCTGGCCGTTCATTTTTATCATGATCGCAGATGTACTTCTCCTTACATATCTCCCGTGGATCAGTACCGTGCTTCCAAAACTGGCTGGAATTTATTGA
- a CDS encoding aspartate-semialdehyde dehydrogenase: MKIAVVGATGEVGRMMTRVLQEQNVRPGEVSFFASARSAGEEVEFYGQKHRVKELTEDSMRERYDYLLFSAGAAVSRQFAPIAAGAGSVVIDNSSAFRMDPAIPLVVPEINGDLLKGYGSGIVANPNCSTIQMVLGLYRVHERYGIRSIVVSTYQSVSGAGRNGMNELEDQMKGHIAPKKFVKQIHLNVVPQIGSLLENGFTDEEMKMVNETRKILRDPDISVWPTTVRVPVLYCHSEAVFTETRRPFDLAGLEAALEASENVVLSRDIFTPLDVAGTDLTYVGRIRTFDDTRFLMWNVADNIRVGAATNAVRILLKHRELN; this comes from the coding sequence GTGAAGATAGCGGTTGTGGGTGCCACCGGCGAAGTGGGCCGGATGATGACCAGGGTGCTTCAGGAGCAGAATGTGCGGCCTGGTGAGGTCAGCTTTTTCGCGTCGGCCAGGAGCGCCGGCGAAGAGGTGGAGTTTTACGGGCAGAAACACCGGGTGAAGGAACTGACGGAAGACTCCATGAGGGAGCGGTACGACTACCTTCTCTTCTCGGCGGGGGCCGCCGTGTCCAGGCAGTTCGCTCCCATAGCGGCCGGGGCGGGGAGCGTGGTCATCGACAACTCGTCGGCCTTCCGCATGGACCCTGCCATCCCGCTGGTGGTGCCGGAGATCAACGGAGACCTCCTGAAAGGCTACGGCAGCGGGATCGTGGCCAACCCGAACTGTTCCACCATCCAGATGGTCCTTGGCCTGTACAGGGTCCACGAGCGGTACGGCATCCGGTCCATCGTGGTGAGCACCTACCAGTCCGTCTCCGGGGCGGGCAGAAACGGCATGAACGAGCTCGAGGACCAGATGAAGGGTCACATCGCCCCGAAGAAGTTCGTAAAGCAGATCCACCTCAACGTGGTGCCCCAGATCGGCTCGCTGCTGGAGAACGGCTTCACCGACGAGGAAATGAAAATGGTGAACGAGACCCGGAAGATCCTCCGGGACCCGGACATTTCCGTCTGGCCCACCACCGTGCGGGTACCGGTGCTCTACTGCCATTCCGAGGCAGTCTTCACCGAGACCCGGAGACCCTTCGACCTCGCGGGACTCGAGGCGGCGCTGGAGGCGAGCGAGAACGTAGTTCTCTCCCGGGACATATTCACCCCCCTTGACGTGGCCGGGACGGACCTCACGTATGTGGGGCGCATCCGGACCTTCGACGATACCCGCTTTTTGATGTGGAACGTGGCGGACAACATCCGGGTGGGAGCGGCCACCAACGCGGTGAGGATCCTCCTGAAGCACAGGGAACTGAACTAG
- a CDS encoding HutD family protein gives MRVIRKTPRDFVPKPWKNGLGVTREIHIHPEDANFETGDFLWRLSSADVTSGGPFSFFPGYDRSLFLLSGDGMDLELRGVKVSLAAPFSSIRFKGEDEVMCSLPGGPCTDFNIFCRRSDVSCEYRKIPVTALQKRLFLLGDWTVLFCLRGGVSAEWDGEWTKLDGMELLVLEDYPADFSLTCRGAPDGEILLVTLTARN, from the coding sequence ATGAGGGTGATACGGAAAACGCCCCGGGATTTCGTGCCGAAGCCGTGGAAAAACGGCCTCGGCGTCACTAGGGAGATCCACATCCACCCCGAGGACGCGAACTTTGAAACGGGTGATTTTCTCTGGAGGCTCAGTTCGGCGGACGTGACCTCGGGGGGGCCCTTCTCCTTCTTCCCCGGCTACGACAGGTCTCTTTTCCTTCTCTCCGGGGACGGCATGGACCTGGAGCTCCGGGGCGTGAAGGTCTCCCTGGCGGCTCCTTTCTCCTCCATCCGCTTCAAGGGCGAGGACGAGGTGATGTGTTCCCTGCCGGGAGGCCCCTGCACCGACTTCAACATCTTCTGCCGGCGGAGCGACGTATCCTGCGAATACCGGAAGATTCCGGTGACGGCCCTGCAAAAGCGGCTCTTTCTCCTGGGGGACTGGACGGTGCTCTTCTGCCTGAGGGGCGGCGTGTCGGCGGAATGGGATGGAGAATGGACGAAACTCGACGGAATGGAACTCCTCGTACTGGAAGACTACCCCGCCGATTTCTCCCTGACCTGCAGGGGAGCCCCCGACGGGGAGATTCTCCTGGTTACCCTCACGGCACGGAATTGA
- a CDS encoding urocanate hydratase, with protein MFQVNELNREAMTIRLEGPLPDYPAFEEGIRRAPDRGWTLNRAETELAVKNALRYVPEEYHEALLPEFLEELRTRGRIYAYRFRPEGRIRGLSVNQYKGKCLAGKAFQVMIDNNLDFDIALYPYELVTYGETGQVCQNWLQYRLIKKYLEELTEDTTLVLESGHPLGLFRSKPDAPRVILTNGLLVGLFDNQNEWHRGMQLGVTNYGQMTAGGWMYIGPQGIVHGTFNTILNAARQRLGVGQKGNLAGILFVSSGLGGMSGAQPKAVEIAGGVGIIAEVDSSRIETRHSQGWVSMVAESCEEAFSMAAEACREKKPLSIAYHGNIVDLLQYAVDHEIEIPLLSDQTSCHAPYDGGYCPQGLSFDERTALLSKDPAEYRRLVDISLRKHFELIKVLTERGTFFFDYGNSFLRAVFDAGVTEVCKNGENTYDGFIWPSYVEDIMGPVLFDYGYGPFRWVCLSGDPEDLRKTDRAAMECIDPDRRAQDYDNWAWIRDAEKNALVVGTQARILYQDAEGRTRIALKFNEMVRKGEIGPVMLGRDHHDVSGADSPYRETANIKDGSNICADMATVCFAGNAARGMTLCTLHNGGGVGIGKAINGGFGLLLDGRESTDEIIRSAMMWDVLGGVARRAWARNPNAMEVSREVNHKYPGDYHITLPYSVGEDAVKAAVDALFSGKEGN; from the coding sequence ATGTTTCAGGTGAATGAACTGAACAGGGAGGCAATGACGATCCGGCTGGAAGGCCCCCTTCCCGACTACCCTGCTTTTGAGGAGGGAATCCGCCGGGCACCGGACCGGGGCTGGACCCTGAACCGGGCCGAGACGGAGCTGGCGGTGAAGAACGCCCTCCGGTACGTGCCGGAGGAGTACCACGAAGCGCTTCTCCCCGAGTTCCTGGAGGAACTGCGCACCCGCGGGCGGATCTACGCCTACCGTTTCCGCCCCGAAGGCCGGATCCGGGGGCTTTCGGTCAACCAGTACAAGGGGAAATGCCTGGCGGGAAAGGCTTTCCAGGTGATGATCGACAACAATCTCGACTTCGACATCGCCCTTTACCCCTACGAACTGGTGACCTACGGCGAGACGGGTCAGGTGTGCCAGAACTGGCTCCAGTACCGCCTCATCAAGAAATACCTGGAGGAGCTCACCGAGGACACCACTCTCGTGCTTGAGAGCGGCCACCCCCTCGGCCTGTTCAGGTCCAAGCCCGACGCGCCCCGGGTGATCCTGACCAACGGCTTGCTGGTGGGGCTGTTCGACAACCAGAACGAGTGGCACCGGGGAATGCAGCTCGGCGTGACCAACTACGGCCAGATGACCGCCGGAGGCTGGATGTACATCGGCCCCCAGGGGATCGTCCACGGCACCTTCAATACCATTCTGAACGCGGCCCGGCAACGGCTCGGCGTGGGGCAGAAGGGAAACCTCGCCGGAATCCTCTTCGTCTCTTCGGGCTTGGGGGGCATGAGCGGCGCCCAGCCGAAGGCGGTGGAGATCGCCGGAGGGGTGGGGATCATCGCCGAGGTGGATTCCTCCCGTATCGAGACCCGGCACAGCCAGGGATGGGTCAGCATGGTGGCGGAGAGTTGCGAGGAGGCCTTCTCCATGGCCGCCGAAGCCTGCAGGGAGAAAAAGCCCCTGTCCATCGCCTACCACGGCAACATCGTGGACCTGCTTCAGTATGCCGTGGACCACGAGATCGAGATCCCCCTGCTGTCCGACCAGACGTCCTGCCATGCCCCCTACGACGGCGGCTACTGTCCCCAGGGGCTGAGCTTCGACGAGCGGACCGCCCTGTTGTCGAAGGACCCGGCGGAGTACCGGCGGCTGGTGGATATTTCCCTCCGGAAACACTTCGAGCTGATCAAGGTCCTCACCGAGCGGGGAACTTTCTTCTTCGACTACGGCAATTCCTTCCTCCGGGCAGTGTTCGACGCCGGGGTGACCGAGGTCTGTAAAAACGGCGAAAACACCTACGACGGGTTCATCTGGCCCTCCTACGTGGAGGACATCATGGGCCCCGTGCTCTTTGACTACGGCTACGGCCCCTTCCGGTGGGTGTGCCTCAGCGGCGATCCCGAGGATCTGCGGAAGACGGACCGGGCGGCCATGGAGTGCATCGACCCCGACCGGAGAGCCCAGGACTACGACAACTGGGCCTGGATCCGGGACGCCGAGAAGAACGCCCTGGTGGTGGGTACCCAGGCCCGGATTCTCTACCAGGACGCCGAGGGCCGCACCCGCATCGCCCTGAAGTTCAACGAGATGGTCCGGAAGGGCGAGATCGGCCCCGTGATGCTCGGCCGGGACCACCACGACGTTTCCGGCGCAGACTCCCCCTACCGGGAAACGGCCAACATCAAGGACGGCAGCAACATCTGCGCCGACATGGCCACCGTCTGTTTCGCCGGGAACGCCGCCAGAGGGATGACCCTCTGCACCCTGCACAACGGCGGCGGCGTAGGAATAGGCAAGGCAATCAACGGCGGCTTCGGGCTGCTGCTGGACGGAAGGGAGTCCACCGACGAGATCATCCGTTCGGCCATGATGTGGGACGTTCTCGGCGGCGTGGCACGCCGGGCCTGGGCCCGGAACCCCAACGCCATGGAGGTCAGCCGGGAAGTGAACCACAAATATCCCGGCGACTATCACATCACCCTTCCCTACTCGGTCGGCGAGGATGCGGTAAAGGCGGCCGTAGACGCGCTCTTCAGCGGCAAAGAAGGGAACTGA
- a CDS encoding IclR family transcriptional regulator, producing the protein MAQENGRGGKMDGAVKVTAIMEALCSSPTPLTVREVEEITGIPKSTAHRFLLSLEEQRWAIRDPLTEGYRPGIRFFLLSGTSSFYDELTRTADPEMRELMKTTGNTAILSVTEGTSGLCIHSVEPPASVKFTAHRGMAIPLHAGATGKVLLAHCAPEIRSRVLASPLRPPRGDGTVDRAELEKELERIREQGFAFSREEWMPHAGDISVPLFDVRGVFVAQMGVAGIADSVFRDFDGTLRLLKEAARSVERKMDTHIFGGGNHVSGE; encoded by the coding sequence ATGGCACAGGAGAACGGGCGGGGAGGAAAAATGGACGGGGCCGTCAAGGTGACGGCGATCATGGAGGCCCTGTGTTCGTCCCCGACGCCCCTGACGGTCCGGGAGGTGGAGGAGATCACCGGTATTCCCAAGAGCACGGCGCACCGGTTTCTTTTGTCCCTGGAGGAACAGCGGTGGGCCATCCGGGATCCGCTGACCGAGGGCTACCGACCGGGCATCCGCTTTTTTCTTCTTTCCGGAACTTCGTCCTTCTACGACGAGCTGACCCGAACGGCGGACCCGGAGATGCGGGAGCTGATGAAGACGACGGGAAACACGGCGATCCTCAGCGTCACCGAGGGAACTTCGGGGCTGTGCATCCACTCGGTGGAACCCCCGGCGTCGGTTAAGTTCACGGCCCACCGGGGAATGGCCATTCCCCTCCACGCGGGGGCCACGGGGAAGGTGCTCCTCGCCCACTGCGCACCGGAGATCCGGTCCCGGGTGCTGGCCTCGCCCCTCCGTCCGCCCCGGGGGGACGGAACGGTGGACAGGGCGGAGCTGGAGAAGGAGCTGGAGCGGATCCGGGAGCAGGGGTTCGCTTTCAGCAGGGAGGAATGGATGCCCCATGCGGGTGATATCAGCGTGCCCCTTTTCGACGTCCGGGGCGTTTTCGTGGCCCAGATGGGGGTGGCGGGAATAGCGGACAGCGTCTTCCGGGATTTCGACGGTACCCTGCGCCTGCTGAAAGAGGCGGCCCGCAGTGTGGAACGGAAGATGGACACTCATATTTTCGGAGGTGGAAATCATGTTTCAGGTGAATGA
- a CDS encoding PLP-dependent aminotransferase family protein — MTVFAQRMKTMEKSAAIIRGLFGAMNDPGIISFGGGAPAREALPIDIVREITNEVITRDGRGVEALQYGNVMGLPDLREIVVSGLLAPKGVEADAGRIIITSGGLEGMNLLCQLFIDPGDVILVESPTFVHCVEIFEMFQARCISVAMDENGMVPEDLEAKIREHRPKMVYVIPTFQNPTGRTLSLERRKKVAELGSRYDTIILEDDPYRDIRYSGTDLPPIKAFDTTGHTVLANSFSKIFSPGSRLGYVLASEEITAKLFDAKTATNSHTSMLPQVICAEFFKRGYYPAHHRMICDLYRERRDVMIESIDTYFPKGTERTFPDGGLFTWARLPGGINTTDLLAESLASPDVKVAYVAGEGFFIEGNGMGNDCMRISFGGVEPQKIRIGAERLGRLICSKLEKGLSCEA; from the coding sequence ATGACAGTCTTCGCCCAAAGAATGAAAACCATGGAAAAATCGGCCGCCATCATCCGGGGCCTCTTCGGCGCCATGAACGATCCCGGCATCATCTCCTTCGGAGGGGGGGCCCCGGCCAGGGAAGCCCTGCCCATTGACATCGTCAGGGAAATAACGAACGAGGTGATCACCAGGGACGGCAGGGGAGTGGAGGCCCTCCAGTACGGCAACGTCATGGGCCTACCGGACCTCCGTGAAATCGTGGTAAGCGGGCTCCTCGCCCCCAAGGGCGTGGAGGCCGACGCCGGCAGGATTATCATCACCAGCGGCGGCCTGGAGGGAATGAACCTCCTCTGCCAGCTCTTCATCGACCCCGGCGACGTTATCCTGGTGGAGTCCCCCACCTTCGTCCACTGCGTGGAGATCTTCGAGATGTTCCAGGCCCGGTGCATCAGCGTCGCCATGGACGAAAACGGCATGGTCCCCGAGGACCTGGAGGCCAAGATCCGGGAACACAGGCCGAAGATGGTCTACGTCATTCCCACCTTCCAGAACCCCACCGGCCGCACCCTCTCCCTCGAGCGGAGAAAGAAAGTGGCCGAACTCGGCAGCCGGTACGACACCATCATCCTCGAGGACGACCCCTACCGGGACATCCGCTACAGCGGCACGGATTTACCTCCCATCAAGGCCTTCGACACCACGGGCCACACCGTCCTCGCCAACAGCTTTTCCAAGATCTTCTCCCCCGGCAGCAGGCTGGGCTACGTCCTCGCGTCGGAGGAAATCACGGCGAAACTCTTCGACGCCAAGACGGCCACCAACTCCCACACGTCCATGCTGCCCCAGGTCATCTGCGCCGAATTCTTCAAGCGGGGGTACTACCCGGCCCATCACAGGATGATCTGCGACCTCTACCGGGAGCGGCGGGACGTTATGATCGAGTCCATCGACACATACTTCCCGAAGGGGACGGAGCGGACCTTCCCTGACGGGGGGCTCTTCACCTGGGCCCGGCTTCCCGGAGGCATCAACACCACCGACCTGCTGGCCGAATCGCTCGCCTCTCCCGACGTGAAGGTGGCCTACGTGGCGGGGGAAGGCTTCTTCATCGAGGGCAACGGCATGGGGAACGACTGCATGCGGATCAGCTTCGGCGGGGTGGAGCCGCAGAAAATCCGCATCGGGGCGGAACGCCTGGGCAGGCTCATCTGCAGCAAGCTGGAAAAGGGACTCAGCTGCGAGGCGTAG
- a CDS encoding DNA-binding protein — protein MEERKRTLVDSRIDRQNILNNPFALKEIEKASGITGIFFQGKVVLLKDQVADFLEVDVRTVENYLQKYSDELCANGYEVLRGKRLESLKKVIYETDVPEIDFGNIKRSPQLGLFDFRAFLNLAMLVTESDRAKLLRRMMLDIVIDTINIRSGGGTRYINQRDEDFIQAAFYGESYRKEFTDALKDYVGAGNFKYANYTNKIYISIFRERAQEYRKILKLMARDNLRDTMYSEVLDLVASYECGFAAVLRDAFQEKGRRLTVQEVDILFSKFESQPHWKPLLEKARRKMASRDLAFRDALHLQLEEYIAPLEREEFERFLGEKSRELAERINETQDVLKRLKERK, from the coding sequence GTGGAAGAAAGAAAAAGAACCCTTGTCGATTCAAGAATAGACCGACAGAATATACTCAATAACCCGTTTGCCCTGAAGGAAATAGAAAAAGCTTCCGGCATTACCGGCATTTTCTTTCAGGGTAAGGTCGTTCTTCTTAAAGACCAGGTGGCAGATTTTCTGGAAGTAGATGTAAGAACTGTAGAAAATTATCTTCAAAAATATTCAGATGAACTTTGTGCGAACGGGTATGAGGTTCTACGAGGCAAAAGGTTGGAATCACTGAAAAAAGTGATTTATGAAACGGATGTTCCCGAAATTGATTTCGGAAACATCAAACGAAGTCCTCAACTGGGGCTTTTTGATTTCAGGGCTTTCCTGAATCTCGCAATGCTTGTTACAGAGAGTGATCGCGCAAAGTTGCTCCGCCGGATGATGCTTGATATCGTTATAGATACAATTAATATTCGCTCCGGAGGAGGCACCAGGTACATAAACCAGAGAGACGAAGACTTCATACAGGCTGCTTTTTACGGTGAATCCTATAGAAAAGAATTTACCGATGCCCTGAAGGACTATGTTGGTGCCGGAAATTTCAAATATGCCAACTACACGAACAAGATTTATATCAGTATATTCAGGGAAAGAGCCCAGGAGTACCGTAAAATTCTCAAGCTTATGGCCAGGGACAACCTCCGGGATACAATGTATTCGGAAGTTTTGGACCTGGTTGCTTCGTACGAATGCGGCTTTGCGGCTGTCCTCAGAGATGCGTTCCAGGAAAAAGGGCGGCGTCTGACTGTTCAGGAAGTGGATATTCTCTTCAGTAAATTTGAATCACAACCGCACTGGAAACCCCTTCTTGAAAAGGCCAGGAGAAAAATGGCAAGCAGGGATTTGGCCTTTAGAGACGCACTTCACCTCCAGTTGGAAGAATATATTGCTCCGTTGGAGCGGGAAGAATTTGAGCGGTTCCTCGGTGAAAAAAGCAGGGAACTTGCCGAGAGAATCAACGAGACTCAGGACGTATTGAAACGCCTCAAGGAAAGAAAATAA